The Fimbriimonadaceae bacterium nucleotide sequence GTGCGGCAACGGAGTCCGTTGCTTTGCGAACTTTGCGCGCGATGAGGGCCTCACCGACTCGCTGGAGATCCCGGTCGAGACTGGCGCCGGCCTCCTCACCCTGTCGATCCTGGCGGACGGCCGCGTACGGGTCGATATGGGCCCAGCCCGGTTGACCCGGGGCGAGATCGGCATGGCCGGCCCCGCCGGTGAAACGTTCGTCGCGCAGACGGTCCAAGCTTTGGGCGCAACCTATTCCGGCACGGCCGTTTCGATGGGCAATCCGCACCTGGTCCTCTTTGTGGAGGACCCCGAGGCGATCGAGCTGACGGAGGTCGGCCCGGCCCTGGAGCACCATGCCCTGTTCCCAAACCGGACGAACGTCCACTTTGCCAAGGCGGAGTCGCGGTCGCGGGTCAAGATGCGGACTTGGGAGCGCGGGGCGGGCGTGACGCTCGCTTGCGGCACGGGCGCTTGTGCCGTCGCCGTTGCGGCGCACCTGAACGGGCTCGCCGACCGGCGTGCCACGCTGGCCCTACCCGGCGGCGAACTCGAGATCGAATATCAGGAGGATGGCCGCGTCTTCATGACCGGCCCAGCCACGAAGGTCTTCGAGGGCGAGTGGAGCGGCTAGCTCCGACCTCACTGCACGGCCGTCGACCCTGACAAGGGCGGCTATTCGCCCCGCTGGAGCTCGCGCCGCGTCTCTTTCGCGCGGAGAGCCTCGCGCTTGTCATATTCCCGCTTGCCCCGAGCGAGGGCGATGGCGACCTTAACCCGGCCCTTCTCGTTGAAGTAGACCTTATAAGGGACGATGGTCAGCCCCTTTTCCTGCGACTTTCGCTTGAGACTGTCGATCTCGCGCCGGTGCATCAGAAGCTTGCGCTTGCGGCGTCGGTCGTGCCCAAAGTGGGAGGACTTGTCGTAGGGCTCCACGTCCAGGTTGTGCAGCCACAACTCGCCGTCCTCCACCGCGCAATAAGCGTCGGTAAGGTTCGCGCGACCGAGATATACACTTTTCACCTCGGTCCCAACGAGAGCGACCCCAGCCTCGTGCGTCTCGACAAACTCATAGTCGTAGCGCGCCTTACGATGCTCGATCGTGGCCGGGCCCTTTTTCTCGTCCTTCTTGCTGCCCTTTGCAGCCATGGGCGCGGAATTGTACCGGAGGTACTATCTTGGGGCTATGCGTACCTGGTCGGCTGTGGGGGCCGCCTTTCTTTGTCTGCACCTGGTCGGTTGCGGCCAGAACTCGGAAGCGAATAAGAAGCCTAAGTCCCTTTACGAAAAAACCATCACGACCGACATCAAGGTGGGCACGGGGCCGGTGGCAGAAGATGGAGACCTCGCACTGGTCGAATACGTCGGAAAGTTTCCAGGCTCGGGCAAGCAATTCGACTCCAACGTCAACAACCCGAACAACAAGACTCCGCTCGCCTTTCACGTGGGATCGTACGAGGTGATCAAGGGCTTTAGCGACGGTGCGCGCGGCATGAGGGTCGGGGGCGAGCGCGAGGTCAAAGTGCCCTATGACTCAGGCTACGGCGAGGTCGGCAGCCCGCCCGCGATCCCGCCTTACTCCGACCTGAACTTTAACCTAAAGCTCCTCTATGTCGTTAAAGATAAGGAACGCAACGTTTTCGACTATGAGGACGTCAAACCAGGCACTGGGCCCGAAGTCAAGGTTGGCAGTAAGGTTACCGTCCATTACACGGGTAAGTACCTAAACGACTATCTGTTCGACGACACGCGCAAACGGGGGCAGCCCGTCACCTTCACTGTCGGCAAACAGCAGGCGATCTCCGGCATTGACAAAGGCGTTGTCGGGATGAAGCAAGGCGGGTCGCGCAAACTTTGGCTCCCTCCCGACACGGCCTGGGGCATGGGGGGTAGCGAGGACGTGGCCGGGAACCAAGTCCTCGTCTACGAGATCGAGCTTCTGAAAGTCGAGTAGCTACTCGGCCTTACCGTTCCAGAAGCGGTCCTTTTCATCGACCGTCGTCCCTTGGCCGACGAGCGCCGAGATCGGCTTGGACGACGTGTGCCCGTCCGTCCAAGTCACCAGGACGCAGTCTTTCTGATAGCGCGGCCAAAGCTGGCCCTGCGACCGCGCGTCCGGCCACTTCAGGTCGGTGCGCCACTTGCTGGGCGGGTCAATGCGCTCGTAGCCGATCGGGTTCGTGACCGAACCGCCACCCGGAATGGGGAGGTCCTTCATCGTCGATTCCGCGTAGGCGACCGTCTGCGCGGGGGCGCCGAGCGAGGTCGCGGAAACGCCGATGTAATAGAAGGGCCGCGGGTTCTGGCCGTTCGGGTCGAAGGTGTCGATGCGCTGGTTCAGGTAGGTGTAGTTCATCCCATAGCTGGGGTTCGAACCGACCACGTACTCCCAATACTCGTTCTTGGGGTCGAAGCGGCCCCGGCCCTGGGGGTCGGCGAGCGACGGGTCGTCGGCGCGGTCCTTGGGCGAGAGCAGCACGTCCCGGCTCTTGGTGTAGGGCAACAAGAGCGCCGCCCAGTACTTGAGCCCGTGGTCCGGTTTCGGGTCGGCCATCGAGTACATGTAGTAGCGCGGCGGCAGAACGTCGTCGCTGTCCCCGATGTAGAGCATCGTGGCCGTGCCGATCTGGCGGAGGTTGCTCGTGTCGCTCGTCTTCTTGGCGGCGTCCTTGGCCTGGGCGAAGACGGGGAAAAGGATCGCCGCCAGGATCGCGATGATCGCGATGACGACGAGCAGCTCGATAAGGGTAAAGGCGCGTGCCTTGCGCTTAAGTGCTCCCTGCATGTCGCTATGGTCGCACCTGGTGGCCCCTCCCGGCATCGCGCGGGTGGCTAGTGCTTGACTATTTTGACGAGATCGGATTCGGTCTGAACTGAAAGTTCCTTGGCTTCTTGCATAATATGACTGAACTGACGTTCTCTTGCGGTTTTTGCCGGACAATCCGGGCGCGGGAGCGTGCCGTTAGAAGCGTCCCACAAAGGAAGGCGCCTGCCTAAATCGGACAACTGCGCCGGCGGTCGGCGGCGACGCCAGCCGTTCCGCGAGATGCAGTCAGCAGCGACCTACTTCGGCGGCTGCCAGTCGGCCGCGCCAACCATGCGGTCGACCCAGTCGCCGATGGCCGCTTTCATCGAACCTTTTGCATTCGCCTGTGTCTTGAGGATGGCTTCCTTCGCCTCCTGGTAGTGGCCGAGCCTAAAACTGCTCCGCGCATGGTACAGGCTAATGAGCGGCTGATCCGGCCACAGGGCGAAAGCTTTCGAACTACACCTGTAGGCTTCCTCCCCTTCCTGGGTCGGGAATTTGTCATAGCAGAGCGCGGCCCAAGCCGCAGCCTCATGCTGGGCCAACGTTTGTGGCCTCGGAGCGTTCAGGGACTCTGCCTCTTCCCCGCCGATGTTGAAGTAGCACGGGAGGCTCCCCTTGAGCGTAGTCCGCGCCCCTTCCCGATCGCGAAGGTGGCAGTATGCAATGCAAAGGAGGGGGTAGTAGCAGTCGTTAACACGACCGCTTTCATTGTTTACGAGCGTCTTGACCGCGTCGGCCGGCCGATCCATGTCGATGTAGAGCCGGGCGAGCTTTGGCGGGATGAAGCTAAAGTAGCCTCCTTGCGAGAACTTGGGTGCCCCCTCAAGAGCTTCCTCAAGGATGCGGGCCGCCTGCGCGAGATCGCCTTGCCGAACGGCCTCGTCCGCCAGCCGTTCTTGTTCGCCCTGGCGACGAAACTCGGCATTAACAACCTCAATATCTCGCGGGTCAGGTTTCTCAGCGGTCTCATAAAACTTAATCGTGCCGTTAGTTTTAGTCCCCTGGTGCACTCGACTATCGTTCCGCACTACGACCGCTGCCTCGGATGCGTCGCGCGAAGCGCAACCCAAGCAAAGAGCGAGTATCGCGAATACCCCAATGCAGTGCCGAAAATCTCGTTGTTTTTCCATTGTTGTGCTCAAGGTACGAATGTAGCGCCAGTTGTGTGCAGGAAGCTCCAGGTCGGCTGAACCGGGAAGTCCGCAGTATAAGACCATTGCGCCGCCCCATTTTCGACCGGGCCCCATGGATCCGTCGGTAACGAGCGACTGACGGAGCCACCCCAATACCAGGTAAATTCCTTGAGTGCAACCCAGTGCACGCCATAGAGGCCCTCATGTTGGGGCGGCTTGTACATAACGTAAGCTTTGAAGCTCTCGGTAGCGATTCGCGATTGAGTTATGGGCGGCTGCCAGTGTGGCTCCAACAAAGCCCAAGGTGAGTCCCCGGTCCAATTGAAGCTCGCAACGGGATCAATGGACGAATAGTAAGGTCCAGAGAAAGGATAACTTGTGTCAAGGCCATCAATTCCGTTGGTTTCTAGGTGTTTGGGAACTCCACCCTGCACAATGTGCCTTGCGGGAATCAACTTTTGAACGAATTGCCATCTACCTACACCATCGTAGACGGCTGGAGTACATGGGTTTGCCGCCCATATGATCCCAGCAGGTCCTAGTAGAGTTTGACCCCACGGAGCTAGCCCTCCAAAGAGCCGAAAGCGGAGATCACCGCCTACCATGTTCTTCTGTGGTGTGCCGATTCCAACGGAAACCTGACTTGGCGTTGGTTTCTCGAGCGTGACGGTTCTTGTAATCGTCAACGACTTCTGCACTGGCCCGCCAATGAATGTTTGGCACGTAAAGTCTCCCTCTCTTAGCTTGCTGAAGTAGCACGTGGTCGACTTAGCGATACCGGGAACATAGGGGGTGATCGTGGCACTGTTCGGCCACGCGCTATATGCGGCGAACAGACGACCTCCGCTGATTGCCCATTGGTACGTATCGTCCGGATAGTCCGGTAGTCCACCCTTGGTCAGCGTCGCCACGACCTCTTGGCCGACTAGGCAGTAGTCGTTGTTGCCGCCAGAGCCAGATTGAACGCCGTCAAAGTCGATATCGATCGGGTAGATGTAGGGTTTGTACCAAACTTCGCAGAAAGGAAAGTCAGGATAGTTCGCCGTAACATCGTTCGGTGACGGACTGACGGTCAATGTAAACGAGGATGCCTTATACTTGACCGACCAGCGGCTTCCTTCGCTAACCTTATTGACCTCCGGGTCTCCGAGACCGTTGTTGGCGGCTCCACTGTGGTCATAGGCCGCCCGGCAGTACTCGCCGATAACGATGGCGGGGGGCGGTTCGTCCGTCGGCGATGACTTCATCCACGTCACGGTTGCTGTGATCGTGCCTGTGCAATCTGTCCACCCCGGATTGAACGGAAGGTGGGGCT carries:
- a CDS encoding diaminopimelate epimerase gives rise to the protein MRFVKMHGIGNDFVLVNGEREAVTPGQAARLAVPICDRKFGVGSDGLIVAYPGPTGSLAMRMWNPDGSESEMCGNGVRCFANFARDEGLTDSLEIPVETGAGLLTLSILADGRVRVDMGPARLTRGEIGMAGPAGETFVAQTVQALGATYSGTAVSMGNPHLVLFVEDPEAIELTEVGPALEHHALFPNRTNVHFAKAESRSRVKMRTWERGAGVTLACGTGACAVAVAAHLNGLADRRATLALPGGELEIEYQEDGRVFMTGPATKVFEGEWSG
- the smpB gene encoding SsrA-binding protein SmpB codes for the protein MAAKGSKKDEKKGPATIEHRKARYDYEFVETHEAGVALVGTEVKSVYLGRANLTDAYCAVEDGELWLHNLDVEPYDKSSHFGHDRRRKRKLLMHRREIDSLKRKSQEKGLTIVPYKVYFNEKGRVKVAIALARGKREYDKREALRAKETRRELQRGE
- a CDS encoding FKBP-type peptidyl-prolyl cis-trans isomerase codes for the protein MRTWSAVGAAFLCLHLVGCGQNSEANKKPKSLYEKTITTDIKVGTGPVAEDGDLALVEYVGKFPGSGKQFDSNVNNPNNKTPLAFHVGSYEVIKGFSDGARGMRVGGEREVKVPYDSGYGEVGSPPAIPPYSDLNFNLKLLYVVKDKERNVFDYEDVKPGTGPEVKVGSKVTVHYTGKYLNDYLFDDTRKRGQPVTFTVGKQQAISGIDKGVVGMKQGGSRKLWLPPDTAWGMGGSEDVAGNQVLVYEIELLKVE
- a CDS encoding prepilin-type N-terminal cleavage/methylation domain-containing protein, encoding MQGALKRKARAFTLIELLVVIAIIAILAAILFPVFAQAKDAAKKTSDTSNLRQIGTATMLYIGDSDDVLPPRYYMYSMADPKPDHGLKYWAALLLPYTKSRDVLLSPKDRADDPSLADPQGRGRFDPKNEYWEYVVGSNPSYGMNYTYLNQRIDTFDPNGQNPRPFYYIGVSATSLGAPAQTVAYAESTMKDLPIPGGGSVTNPIGYERIDPPSKWRTDLKWPDARSQGQLWPRYQKDCVLVTWTDGHTSSKPISALVGQGTTVDEKDRFWNGKAE
- a CDS encoding tetratricopeptide repeat protein yields the protein MHQGTKTNGTIKFYETAEKPDPRDIEVVNAEFRRQGEQERLADEAVRQGDLAQAARILEEALEGAPKFSQGGYFSFIPPKLARLYIDMDRPADAVKTLVNNESGRVNDCYYPLLCIAYCHLRDREGARTTLKGSLPCYFNIGGEEAESLNAPRPQTLAQHEAAAWAALCYDKFPTQEGEEAYRCSSKAFALWPDQPLISLYHARSSFRLGHYQEAKEAILKTQANAKGSMKAAIGDWVDRMVGAADWQPPK